The Primulina eburnea isolate SZY01 chromosome 8, ASM2296580v1, whole genome shotgun sequence genome contains a region encoding:
- the LOC140838863 gene encoding peroxynitrite isomerase Rv2717c — translation MAANFMPPSPKLPQSAVHPAVQPLSYLLGSWKGNGEGSFPTISPFRYSEELQFSHSPNKPVIAYSSKTWKLGSGEPMHAESGFWRPKPDGTIEVVIAQSTGLVEVQKGTYDAKQKSVKLKCSLVGNATKVKEITRVFEMVDGELSYEVEMATNLTSLQTHLKASLKKL, via the exons ATGGCTGCGAATTTCATGCCGCCGTCGCCTAAGCTACCTCAGTCTGCTGTACACCCGGCAGTGCAGCCGTTGTCGTATTTGCTCGGCTCGTGGAAAGGAAATGGGGAGGGGAGCTTTCCCACAATCTCACCTTTTCGTTACTCGGAAGAGCTTCAATTTTCTCACTCTCCTAACAAG CCCGTGATAGCTTATTCATCGAAGACTTGGAAATTGGGCTCCGGAGAGCCCATGCACGCGGAAAGCGGTTTCTGGCGGCCGAAACCTGACGGGACAATTGAAGTTGTCATTGCTCAGAGCACTGGTCTGGTTGAAGTCCAG AAAGGGACATATGATGCAAAGCAGAAAAGTGTAAAGCTCAAGTGCTCACTTGTTGGAAATGCCACCAAG GTGAAAGAGATAACCAGAGTCTTTGAAATGGTTGACGGAGAATTGTCTTATGAGGTTGAAATGGCAACAAATCTCACGAGTCTGCAAACACACTTGAAAGCTTCGCTAAAGAAGCTTTGA
- the LOC140838994 gene encoding uncharacterized protein: MTSIQEHDNYFVQKADALGRPRLTPYQKITAAMRILAYGVGADATDEYIKIGESTAIDSVKRFCRATIEVFGDLYLRSPNAEDIERLLHNGKQRGFPGMLGSLDCMHWRWKNCPTAGAGQYTGRSGRPTIILEAVADYNMWIWHAYFGLPVQTIHNPQGPKKKYFAARQESCRKDVERAFGLLQSKWAIITCPARYWSKHVLHDIMTTCIILHNMIIEDERDEQMTITYYREAPIPEVEMVRDEHVRFQEFLARHRQIKDKSAHYALRDALIDHLWEEYSNSDISL, encoded by the exons ATGACATCCATTCAAGAGCATGACAATTACTTTGTACAGAAAGCGGATGCGTTAGGTCGTCCAAGGTTGACACCATACCAAAAGATAACTGCTGCAATGCGGATATTGGCATACGGTGTGGGGGCAGATGCTACAGATGAGTATATTAAAATCGGGGAGTCCACTGCGATTGATAGTGTAAAGAGATTTTGTCGAGCTACGATAGAGGTCTTTGGCGACTTGTATCTTCGCTCTCCTAACGCCGAGGACATTGAAAGACTTCTCCATAATGGAAAACAACGTGGATTTCCGGGAATGCTTGGAAGCCTCGATTGTATGCATTGGAGGTGGAAAAACTGTCCAACGGCTGGGGCAGGACAATATACCGGTCGGAGTGGAAGACCAACAATCATTTTGGAGGCTGTAGCTGATTACAACATGTGGATATGGCATGCATACTTTGGTTTGCCAG TTCAAACAATTCACAATCCACAAGGTCCAAAGAAGAAATACTTTGCAGCACGACAAGAGAGTTGTAGAAAAGATGTGGAACGAGCATTTGGTCTATTGCAATCAAAATGGGCAATAATCACTTGCCCTGCACGATATTGGAGCAAACATGTGTTGCATGATATAATGACAACGTGCATTATACTGCATAATATGATTATTGAAGATGAACGGGATGAGCAGATGACAATCACATATTATCGCGAAGCACCCATCCCAGAAGTTGAAATGGTGCGTGATGAACACGTCCGATTCCAAGAGTTTCTTGCACGTCATCGTCAAATTAAAGACAAATCGGCTCACTATGCACTCCGAGATGCTCTTATTGACCATTTGTGGGAGGAATACTCTAATTCGGATATTAGTCTTTAA